Proteins from a single region of Streptomyces spinoverrucosus:
- a CDS encoding SDR family NAD(P)-dependent oxidoreductase: MPRLLEDKVAIVTGAAHGIGRGHALELARHGARVVVNDVGASVRGEGEGKDADEVVDLITGRGGTAVADYSDISDADRVEALFERTVAEFGRVDVVVNNAGIARDRMIWNMSPDDFDTVMRVHVRGSWLTTHHAARHFRERVKGGEQVRGRIINTTSGAGLSGNMGQSNYATAKAAIVGLTLTTSLELYKLGVTVNAVGPGGMTRLTATMGADLVPFEPDQLAEDEYHPMDPAGSSPLVAWLASDEAQHVTGQVIRAIHDKIHLMGGWHEARSICSGEKRWDATALGASIATDLFGTRAAGLR; the protein is encoded by the coding sequence ATGCCCCGTCTTCTGGAGGACAAGGTCGCGATCGTCACGGGCGCAGCCCATGGGATCGGCCGCGGCCATGCTCTGGAACTGGCCCGACACGGCGCACGCGTCGTGGTGAACGACGTCGGCGCGTCCGTACGCGGTGAGGGAGAAGGGAAGGACGCCGACGAGGTGGTCGACCTCATCACCGGGCGCGGCGGGACAGCCGTGGCCGACTACTCGGACATCTCCGACGCCGATCGCGTCGAAGCCCTCTTCGAGCGCACCGTCGCCGAGTTCGGCCGCGTGGACGTCGTGGTCAACAACGCGGGCATAGCGCGCGACAGGATGATCTGGAACATGTCGCCGGACGACTTCGACACAGTGATGCGCGTCCACGTCCGCGGTTCCTGGCTGACCACGCACCACGCGGCCCGGCACTTCAGGGAGCGAGTGAAGGGCGGCGAGCAGGTCCGCGGACGGATCATCAACACGACGTCCGGGGCGGGCCTGAGCGGCAACATGGGCCAGTCCAACTACGCGACGGCCAAGGCGGCGATCGTAGGCCTCACTCTCACCACGAGCCTTGAGCTGTACAAGCTCGGTGTGACGGTCAACGCCGTCGGCCCCGGCGGCATGACGCGGCTGACCGCGACGATGGGCGCGGACCTGGTGCCGTTCGAGCCCGACCAACTGGCCGAGGACGAGTACCACCCCATGGATCCGGCGGGCAGTTCCCCACTCGTCGCGTGGCTCGCGAGCGATGAGGCCCAGCATGTGACGGGCCAGGTGATCCGCGCGATCCACGACAAGATTCACCTCATGGGCGGCTGGCACGAGGCACGCAGCATCTGCAGCGGCGAGAAGCGCTGGGACGCGACGGCCCTGGGCGCCTCGATCGCGACAGATCTCTTCGGCACCCGCGCGGCCGGGCTTCGGTAG
- a CDS encoding enoyl-CoA hydratase/isomerase family protein encodes MRTHSAADGSQAVLYGVHDRVAHVTLNRPEVSNAIDIPLARQLKVAMRSAGEDTDVDAVLLMGAGKNFCAGGDVAAMAAAADRPAFLTSLVRAAHEAVKVMDAMPKPVVAAVQGAAAGAGFALALGADAVVAGGSARFVTAYTSIGLSPDSGLSWLLPRAIGQQRALELIMMSAPVDAERARELGIVSQVCDDELVGESAHRLAVRLASRPTRALGEARHLVRSSWADGLETHLDREAEVISRLSAGAEAANLIAQFLDGSRPFA; translated from the coding sequence TTGCGCACCCACTCCGCGGCCGACGGGTCACAGGCCGTGCTCTACGGGGTACACGACCGCGTAGCACATGTGACGCTCAACCGGCCGGAGGTGTCCAACGCCATTGACATCCCGCTTGCGCGACAGCTGAAAGTGGCGATGAGAAGTGCCGGGGAGGACACCGATGTTGACGCCGTGCTGCTCATGGGGGCGGGAAAGAACTTCTGCGCCGGCGGCGATGTCGCGGCCATGGCAGCCGCCGCGGACCGGCCGGCGTTCCTCACGTCCCTTGTGCGGGCCGCGCATGAAGCAGTGAAGGTCATGGATGCGATGCCGAAGCCGGTTGTAGCGGCGGTCCAAGGCGCGGCAGCCGGAGCCGGGTTCGCGCTCGCGCTGGGAGCCGATGCCGTCGTGGCGGGCGGCTCGGCGAGGTTCGTCACCGCCTACACTTCGATCGGCCTGTCGCCTGACAGCGGACTGTCGTGGCTTCTTCCACGAGCGATCGGGCAGCAGCGGGCCCTCGAACTCATCATGATGTCAGCCCCGGTTGATGCTGAGCGTGCGAGGGAACTGGGCATTGTGTCCCAGGTGTGCGACGACGAGCTCGTCGGGGAGAGCGCGCATCGCCTGGCTGTGCGTTTGGCATCAAGGCCCACTCGTGCGCTCGGTGAAGCCCGACACCTGGTGCGTTCCTCGTGGGCCGATGGTTTGGAGACCCACCTCGACCGCGAGGCCGAGGTGATCTCGCGCTTGTCCGCAGGCGCGGAAGCGGCGAATCTGATCGCTCAGTTCCTGGATGGATCACGACCTTTCGCTTAG
- a CDS encoding CaiB/BaiF CoA transferase family protein, with translation MTDDAPVGSRLLAGLRVVECSMLGPGAVSTPLADLGADVIKVEPPGGDYIREMSWPIVQGDSLLHLHISRGKNSIVLDLRTQAGREIFLELVAGADVVIEAMRPGGLDRRGLGFGRLTEVNPRVVLFTITGYGMTGPYRDLPSHGIAYDAWAGTVAPVPGPEGLPSIPDHTSIGITAGPLYGTAAILAAVLRARETGAGCHLEVAQSDAAAAFDWLRSEGHRAHERPADEVTGNPSDGLERRPPGTAGMADGVRYQFYASADGHVLFMASEQKFWKNFCSAVGRDDLYEARPGAHLADHARGDLWLRRELADVFRQRTTAAWIELGLAHDVPIGPVNTPATIAADPQFGERMPWQCAERLGADQLPFPVRVVGEQPPAANAKAPAPGEHAEEILRDLLGYDDARIEALRTAGVLGTA, from the coding sequence GTGACCGACGACGCGCCAGTGGGATCCCGGCTGCTGGCCGGGCTCAGGGTCGTGGAGTGCTCGATGCTCGGTCCGGGGGCGGTCTCCACACCGCTCGCCGACCTGGGCGCGGACGTGATCAAGGTGGAGCCGCCGGGAGGCGACTACATACGCGAGATGAGCTGGCCCATCGTGCAGGGGGACTCGCTCCTGCACCTGCACATCAGCCGTGGCAAGAACAGCATCGTGCTCGACCTTCGCACTCAGGCGGGCAGGGAGATCTTCCTGGAGCTTGTGGCCGGTGCCGACGTGGTGATCGAGGCCATGCGGCCCGGCGGGCTCGACCGCAGAGGCCTGGGCTTCGGACGGCTGACGGAAGTCAACCCGCGTGTCGTGCTGTTCACCATCACCGGATACGGCATGACCGGCCCGTATCGCGATCTGCCCAGCCACGGGATCGCGTACGACGCGTGGGCCGGGACCGTGGCCCCGGTGCCCGGTCCCGAAGGTCTTCCGTCGATCCCGGACCACACCTCGATCGGCATCACCGCGGGTCCGCTGTACGGCACCGCGGCGATCCTGGCCGCAGTACTGCGCGCTCGCGAGACAGGCGCCGGCTGCCATCTGGAAGTCGCCCAGTCCGATGCGGCAGCGGCCTTCGACTGGTTGCGCAGCGAAGGCCACCGCGCCCATGAGCGTCCCGCCGACGAGGTCACCGGAAATCCCTCCGACGGTCTGGAGCGGCGGCCGCCGGGCACGGCCGGTATGGCGGACGGCGTCCGCTACCAGTTCTACGCATCGGCGGACGGCCACGTCCTGTTCATGGCCTCCGAGCAGAAGTTCTGGAAGAACTTCTGCTCGGCCGTGGGCCGCGACGACCTCTACGAGGCCCGCCCGGGAGCCCACCTCGCCGACCACGCGCGCGGCGACCTGTGGCTGCGCCGCGAACTGGCCGACGTCTTCCGGCAGCGCACGACGGCGGCGTGGATCGAGCTGGGGCTCGCCCATGACGTACCGATCGGGCCGGTGAACACGCCGGCGACGATCGCGGCGGACCCGCAGTTCGGCGAGCGGATGCCGTGGCAGTGCGCGGAGCGCCTCGGCGCGGATCAACTCCCCTTCCCTGTACGCGTGGTGGGGGAGCAGCCGCCCGCGGCCAACGCCAAGGCGCCGGCGCCCGGCGAGCACGCCGAGGAGATCCTGCGCGACCTCCTCGGCTACGACGACGCCCGGATCGAAGCGCTGCGGACGGCCGGAGTCCTGGGTACGGCCTGA
- a CDS encoding acetyl-CoA C-acetyltransferase, with protein sequence MREAVVCEPLRTPVGRYGGALRDVPAVGLAATVLRALVERTGLSSADIDEVQLGQCYPTSEAPAIGRVAALDAGLDETVTGLQIDRRCGSGLQAVLNAAMQVRMGVSDLVVAGGAESMSSAAFYTTEARWGAKGGALTLHDALARGRTTAGGQLHPVAGGMLETAENLRREYGISRLEQDELALGSHLRAVDAQRKGRFADELVPVEVAGRKGVTVVDADEHPRPEVSLESLGRLRPVLAAQDHEATVTAGNASGQNDGAAVCVVTHPDNAQRLGLRPMARVVSWAVAGVPPRTMGIGPVPATRIALERAGLKLTDIDLIEINEAFAAQVLACTREWGFGAADWERTNVNGSGISLGHPVGATGCRILATLLRELDRRQGRYGLETMCIGGGQGLTAVFERIAA encoded by the coding sequence ATGCGAGAAGCGGTTGTCTGCGAGCCGTTGCGTACGCCCGTCGGCCGGTACGGGGGTGCGCTGCGCGATGTGCCCGCCGTCGGCCTGGCGGCCACCGTGCTGCGGGCCCTGGTCGAGCGCACCGGTCTGTCCTCGGCCGACATCGACGAGGTGCAGCTCGGTCAGTGCTATCCGACCTCGGAGGCGCCGGCGATCGGCAGGGTCGCGGCCCTCGACGCCGGTCTGGACGAGACCGTCACGGGGTTGCAGATCGACCGGCGATGCGGTTCCGGGCTGCAGGCCGTCCTGAACGCAGCGATGCAAGTGCGCATGGGGGTCAGCGACCTGGTGGTCGCGGGCGGCGCGGAGAGCATGAGCTCCGCCGCGTTCTACACGACCGAGGCCCGCTGGGGTGCCAAGGGCGGGGCGCTCACCCTCCACGATGCACTGGCGCGTGGGCGTACCACCGCGGGCGGTCAGCTCCATCCCGTGGCTGGCGGGATGCTGGAGACCGCGGAGAACCTGCGGCGCGAGTACGGCATTTCCCGTCTGGAGCAGGACGAGCTCGCGCTCGGCTCGCATCTGCGCGCCGTGGACGCCCAACGCAAGGGTCGGTTCGCCGACGAGCTCGTGCCGGTGGAGGTGGCCGGCCGCAAGGGTGTGACCGTGGTCGACGCCGACGAGCACCCGCGGCCCGAGGTGTCCCTGGAGTCGCTCGGCCGACTGCGTCCGGTCCTGGCCGCTCAGGACCACGAGGCGACGGTCACGGCGGGCAACGCCAGCGGCCAGAACGACGGCGCCGCGGTCTGCGTCGTCACCCATCCGGACAACGCCCAGCGACTGGGGCTGCGCCCCATGGCCCGGGTCGTCTCCTGGGCCGTCGCCGGCGTACCACCGCGCACTATGGGCATCGGCCCGGTTCCCGCCACCCGGATCGCCCTGGAACGCGCGGGACTGAAGCTCACCGACATCGATCTGATCGAGATCAACGAGGCCTTCGCCGCCCAGGTCCTCGCCTGCACGCGGGAGTGGGGCTTCGGGGCCGCGGACTGGGAGCGCACGAACGTCAACGGGTCAGGGATCTCACTCGGCCACCCCGTCGGTGCCACCGGCTGCCGGATCCTCGCGACACTGCTGCGCGAGCTCGACCGCCGGCAGGGGCGCTACGGCCTGGAAACCATGTGCATCGGAGGCGGCCAGGGCCTGACCGCGGTCTTCGAGCGCATCGCTGCGTAG
- a CDS encoding nuclear transport factor 2 family protein — MDTTSERERSYGQAQFEIRNVLARIAHSSDEGTLEEYGACFTEDARWEMPGQVVRKGRTEICLAGAERRASAIAGPGTRTRHLISTTAVTVHGDEAVAESCWQFYVGTGGRPVLASMGTYRDTFRRTDEGWQVTERIVRPG, encoded by the coding sequence ATGGACACGACGTCCGAGCGCGAGCGTTCATACGGACAAGCGCAGTTCGAGATCAGGAACGTGCTGGCACGGATCGCGCACAGCTCGGACGAAGGCACGCTGGAGGAGTACGGCGCGTGCTTCACCGAGGACGCGCGCTGGGAGATGCCCGGCCAGGTCGTGCGCAAGGGGCGTACGGAGATCTGCCTCGCCGGCGCCGAGCGGAGGGCATCCGCCATCGCCGGGCCGGGAACCCGTACGAGACACCTGATCAGCACCACCGCGGTCACTGTCCATGGAGACGAGGCCGTCGCCGAGTCCTGCTGGCAGTTCTATGTCGGGACCGGTGGGCGCCCGGTGCTGGCTTCGATGGGTACGTACCGGGACACGTTCCGCCGCACCGACGAGGGCTGGCAGGTGACGGAGAGGATCGTCCGCCCGGGGTGA
- a CDS encoding MaoC family dehydratase gives MRVLNGIDELRAAVGEHLGYSDYRTVSQADINTFADLTGDHQWIHVDPDRAKDGPFGGTIAHGLLTLSLGPRMVNDIFRIEGMRMGVNYGYDRIRFPAPVPVDSKVRVGAALEAVEEVPGGVQVRMAFTWEIEGGNKPACVAAMLLRYSA, from the coding sequence ATGCGCGTCCTTAACGGAATCGACGAGCTGCGCGCGGCCGTCGGTGAGCACCTCGGGTACAGCGACTACCGAACGGTCTCGCAGGCCGACATCAACACCTTCGCCGATCTGACGGGTGACCATCAGTGGATCCACGTGGACCCGGACCGGGCCAAGGACGGCCCCTTCGGCGGCACCATCGCGCACGGGCTGCTCACCCTGTCGCTGGGGCCTCGGATGGTCAACGACATCTTCCGCATCGAAGGGATGCGGATGGGCGTGAACTACGGCTACGACCGCATCCGATTCCCCGCCCCCGTCCCCGTGGACTCCAAGGTGCGGGTGGGCGCGGCACTCGAAGCGGTCGAGGAGGTGCCGGGCGGCGTCCAGGTGCGGATGGCGTTCACGTGGGAGATCGAGGGCGGGAACAAGCCGGCGTGCGTGGCGGCCATGCTGCTGCGATACAGCGCCTGA
- a CDS encoding FadD3 family acyl-CoA ligase, which yields MATTDRPTTDPRADLRWGTTSALLSDAAARLGSAEAVAEGADRWTYAELDARVTRLARSFLAAGLVKGDRVAVWGPNSGKWIVTALALQRAGGVLVPLNTRFKPAEAAYILARSGARMLVVTGEFLGRDYAAGLAEETGPAAGGLPFSGLPLLETVVLMDGDATGPLLAWRQFENLGQTVDEADVIRRAAVIGPNDLSDMLFTSGTTGHPKGAMCTHGQTLRAYAVWAQVVGLREGDRYLVVNPFFHGFGYKAGWLASLIVGATVLPERTLDVPHVLEVVRQERVTVLPGTPTLYQTMLEHPDFSAEGVAHLRLAVTGAASVPPRLLTRIKEEIGFDHVVTGYGLTESCAIVSMCRYDDPPEAVATTCGHPLPGIEVAVLDGSGSAVPPGEEGEIVVRGYTVMKGYFGEESETAATIDEDGWLHTGDIGLLDPDGRLRITDRMKDMYIVGGFNAYPAEIERILDGHPGIARSAVVGVPDARMGEVGAAFVVPRRDTTLVPEDVITWARANMANYKVPRQVHVVADLPVNASGKVLKGELRERLATPSQS from the coding sequence ATGGCCACAACAGACAGGCCAACCACAGATCCCCGAGCCGACCTGCGCTGGGGAACGACCAGCGCGCTCCTGAGCGATGCGGCCGCCCGCCTGGGTTCCGCCGAGGCCGTGGCCGAGGGCGCGGACCGCTGGACGTACGCCGAACTCGACGCCCGAGTGACGCGGCTGGCCCGGTCGTTCCTCGCCGCAGGCCTCGTCAAGGGCGACCGGGTGGCCGTCTGGGGCCCGAACAGCGGCAAGTGGATCGTCACCGCGCTGGCGCTGCAACGGGCCGGCGGGGTGCTGGTGCCGCTCAACACGCGCTTCAAGCCGGCCGAGGCCGCGTACATCCTGGCCCGCAGTGGGGCACGCATGCTCGTCGTCACCGGGGAGTTCCTTGGACGTGATTACGCGGCCGGGCTTGCCGAGGAGACCGGACCCGCGGCCGGCGGGCTTCCCTTCAGCGGTCTGCCGCTGCTGGAGACCGTGGTGCTGATGGACGGCGACGCGACGGGACCACTGCTCGCCTGGCGGCAATTCGAGAACCTCGGCCAGACGGTGGACGAGGCGGACGTGATCCGCCGGGCGGCCGTGATCGGACCCAACGACCTGTCCGACATGCTCTTCACCTCGGGAACCACCGGACATCCCAAGGGCGCGATGTGCACACACGGCCAGACACTGCGGGCGTACGCGGTCTGGGCCCAGGTCGTCGGGTTGCGCGAAGGCGACCGGTACCTGGTCGTGAATCCGTTCTTCCACGGGTTCGGCTACAAGGCCGGCTGGCTCGCGTCGTTGATCGTCGGGGCCACGGTGCTGCCCGAGCGCACGCTCGACGTGCCGCATGTGCTCGAGGTCGTACGACAGGAACGCGTCACCGTCCTTCCCGGTACGCCGACGCTCTATCAGACCATGTTGGAGCACCCCGACTTCAGCGCCGAGGGCGTCGCGCATCTGAGACTGGCGGTGACGGGTGCGGCCAGTGTGCCGCCGAGGCTGCTGACCCGTATCAAGGAGGAGATCGGCTTCGACCACGTCGTCACGGGCTACGGACTCACCGAGTCGTGCGCGATCGTCTCCATGTGCCGCTACGACGATCCACCCGAGGCGGTCGCCACCACCTGCGGCCATCCTCTGCCCGGCATCGAGGTCGCCGTGCTGGACGGTTCGGGCTCCGCTGTACCGCCCGGCGAGGAGGGCGAGATCGTCGTCCGCGGATACACCGTCATGAAGGGGTACTTCGGAGAGGAGTCCGAGACCGCGGCCACCATCGACGAGGACGGCTGGCTGCACACCGGCGACATCGGACTGCTCGACCCGGACGGCAGGCTCCGGATCACCGACCGCATGAAGGACATGTACATAGTCGGCGGTTTCAACGCGTATCCGGCGGAGATCGAGCGGATCCTGGACGGCCATCCCGGTATCGCCCGCTCGGCCGTGGTCGGCGTCCCGGACGCTCGCATGGGCGAGGTGGGAGCCGCCTTCGTCGTGCCGCGCCGTGACACGACCCTCGTCCCCGAGGACGTCATCACCTGGGCCAGGGCGAACATGGCCAACTACAAGGTGCCCCGGCAGGTCCACGTGGTCGCGGACCTGCCGGTCAACGCCTCCGGGAAGGTACTGAAAGGCGAGTTGCGCGAACGCCTCGCCACGCCCTCCCAGAGCTGA
- the fabG gene encoding 3-oxoacyl-ACP reductase FabG, whose amino-acid sequence MKLLEGQSVIITGAGQGIGLAIARVFAAQGARLIVADIDLDAAEAAAKSLCDTGAQASAVRCDVTVEDQVEALAGAAVERYGALDVLVNNAGITRDATLRRMTVQQFREVMDVHLVGTWLGLKYAAARMREQGGGAVVNISSISGKVGLPGQTNYSAAKAGVVGMTKAAAKELAHLGIRVNAIQPGLVRTAMTEALRPDIWEEKLAGVPMGRAAEPEEIGKVALFLASELSSYMTGAVLEVTGGRHM is encoded by the coding sequence ATGAAACTTCTTGAGGGGCAGAGCGTGATCATCACCGGCGCCGGTCAGGGCATCGGTCTCGCCATCGCCAGGGTCTTCGCCGCCCAGGGAGCGCGGCTGATCGTCGCCGACATCGACCTCGACGCGGCCGAGGCGGCCGCCAAGTCGCTGTGCGACACCGGGGCTCAGGCCTCAGCCGTACGCTGCGACGTCACCGTCGAGGACCAGGTGGAGGCCTTGGCCGGGGCCGCGGTCGAGCGGTACGGCGCGCTGGACGTCCTGGTCAACAACGCGGGCATCACCCGTGATGCCACGCTTCGCAGGATGACCGTTCAGCAGTTCCGCGAGGTCATGGACGTCCATCTCGTCGGCACCTGGCTCGGCCTGAAGTACGCCGCAGCGCGCATGCGCGAACAGGGCGGCGGGGCCGTCGTCAACATCTCGTCCATCTCCGGCAAGGTGGGGCTGCCAGGTCAGACCAACTACAGCGCGGCGAAGGCCGGTGTGGTCGGCATGACGAAGGCAGCGGCCAAGGAACTGGCGCACCTGGGAATCCGGGTGAACGCCATCCAGCCGGGTCTGGTCCGCACCGCGATGACCGAGGCCCTGCGGCCGGACATCTGGGAGGAGAAGCTCGCCGGAGTTCCGATGGGGCGGGCCGCGGAGCCCGAGGAGATCGGCAAGGTGGCGCTGTTCCTGGCCAGTGAGCTGTCGAGCTATATGACCGGTGCGGTGCTCGAAGTGACCGGTGGTCGGCACATGTGA